A genomic segment from Streptomyces sp. NBC_01233 encodes:
- a CDS encoding DinB family protein: MMSEIAMDRQAVYADYERARQTFHDLLDSAATADLARPTRGTRWTNEQLLWHMLFGYMIARVLLVLVGVFGRLPRSAGKAFARALNAATVPFGWVNHVGPCGAVKVFGPRRTGAAFDRVIDSLQRRLAAESDADLARGMHYPVRWDPFFQDFMTLADLYRYPTQHFDFHRRQLTLNGELS; the protein is encoded by the coding sequence ATGATGAGCGAGATCGCGATGGACCGGCAGGCCGTGTACGCGGACTACGAGCGCGCGCGGCAGACCTTCCACGACCTGCTCGACAGCGCCGCGACGGCAGACCTCGCCCGTCCCACGCGCGGTACCCGGTGGACCAACGAGCAACTGCTGTGGCACATGCTCTTCGGCTACATGATCGCCCGGGTGCTGCTGGTCCTGGTCGGCGTCTTCGGGCGGCTGCCCCGCAGCGCCGGCAAGGCCTTCGCCCGGGCGCTGAACGCCGCGACCGTACCGTTCGGCTGGGTCAACCACGTCGGCCCGTGCGGGGCGGTGAAGGTCTTCGGGCCGCGCCGGACGGGCGCCGCCTTCGACCGCGTCATCGACTCCCTGCAGCGCCGCCTGGCAGCGGAGTCCGATGCAGACCTGGCCCGTGGCATGCACTACCCCGTCCGCTGGGACCCGTTCTTCCAGGACTTCATGACGCTCGCGGACCTCTACCGCTACCCGACGCAGCACTTCGACTTCCACCGCCGCCAGCTCACCCTGAACGGCGAGCTCAGCTGA